One genomic segment of Aminivibrio sp. includes these proteins:
- a CDS encoding nucleoside-diphosphate sugar epimerase/dehydratase: MLTKPGPRKTLLIKFAIDLALAAAASWGAFALRLDLPIPKLYQRSEVFYILLSLAIKVALILGFGLFRQSWRSIGVRDLTRLGKAVAAFTLLSSTAAFLLSPYYRIPRSIPLIDGMLLLLSWGAARLLVRLFLEGNVRRKGRGQNKRVLVIGAGDAGTMIVREMLRHPESCLTPVGFLDDDPGKWNTTFVGYPVFGPVKRLAAVARGQSVDEILIAIPSVMGDAIRSILETARKAEIPARIIPGIWEVLSGKVSISSIRDVEVEDLLNRDPVRLDLDEIAGYITGRVVLVTGAGGSIGSEIVRQILPFEPRHIILLGRGENSLFQIEQELRNIHHVRNITTVVSDVRNRERLRRIFEAHSPRVVFHAAAHKHVPLMEENPEEAILNNVFGTQNLAELALEHAVEVFVNISTDKAVNPTSVMGASKRVAEMIVRSAAEKALPGQAFVSVRFGNVLGSRGSVIPTFKEQIRRGGPVTVTHPEMTRYFMTIPEAAQLVLQAGGMKRNGSVFVLDMGQPVKIIDLASDLIRLSGFEPGTDIDIVFSGIRPGEKLFEELLTAEEGTETSRFKKIFVARNNGLPADMPELLEELRQAAEEENGRAIREKLGKLIPHCRFCREENGK; the protein is encoded by the coding sequence ATGCTTACAAAGCCGGGGCCCAGAAAAACCCTCCTGATCAAATTCGCCATCGACCTCGCCCTCGCCGCCGCCGCGTCGTGGGGGGCATTTGCGCTGCGCCTCGACCTTCCGATCCCGAAGCTCTATCAACGGAGCGAAGTCTTCTACATCCTCCTCAGCCTGGCCATCAAGGTTGCATTAATCCTCGGCTTCGGCCTCTTCAGGCAGTCCTGGCGGAGCATCGGCGTCCGGGACCTTACCCGCCTCGGCAAGGCCGTCGCCGCCTTCACCCTTCTCTCCTCCACGGCGGCCTTCCTCCTGTCGCCCTATTACCGCATCCCCCGCAGCATCCCCCTCATCGACGGCATGCTGCTGCTTCTCTCCTGGGGAGCCGCCCGCCTGCTGGTCCGCCTCTTCCTCGAAGGGAACGTCCGCAGGAAAGGCAGGGGCCAGAACAAGCGGGTCCTCGTCATCGGCGCCGGTGACGCCGGCACCATGATCGTCCGGGAGATGCTCCGCCATCCCGAGTCCTGCCTCACCCCCGTGGGCTTCCTCGACGACGATCCCGGAAAGTGGAACACCACCTTCGTGGGCTACCCCGTCTTCGGCCCGGTAAAACGCCTCGCCGCCGTCGCCCGGGGCCAGTCGGTGGACGAAATCCTCATCGCCATCCCCTCCGTCATGGGCGACGCCATCCGGTCCATCCTCGAAACGGCCCGGAAGGCCGAAATACCTGCGCGGATCATCCCCGGAATATGGGAAGTCCTCTCGGGCAAGGTCTCCATCTCCAGCATCCGGGACGTGGAGGTGGAAGACCTCCTCAACCGCGACCCCGTCCGGCTGGACCTGGACGAGATCGCCGGGTACATCACCGGCCGCGTGGTCCTCGTCACCGGCGCGGGCGGATCCATCGGCAGCGAGATCGTCCGGCAGATCCTCCCCTTCGAGCCCCGGCACATCATCCTCCTGGGGCGGGGGGAGAACAGCCTCTTCCAGATCGAGCAGGAGCTCCGGAACATCCATCACGTCCGCAACATCACCACCGTGGTGTCCGACGTGCGGAACCGGGAGCGCCTGCGGCGGATCTTCGAGGCCCACTCCCCCCGGGTGGTCTTTCACGCGGCGGCCCACAAGCACGTCCCCCTCATGGAGGAGAACCCCGAGGAGGCCATCCTGAATAACGTCTTCGGCACCCAAAACCTGGCCGAACTCGCCCTGGAGCACGCCGTGGAGGTCTTCGTCAACATCTCTACCGACAAGGCAGTGAACCCCACCTCCGTCATGGGCGCCTCCAAGCGGGTTGCCGAAATGATCGTCCGCTCGGCGGCCGAAAAAGCCCTTCCGGGACAGGCCTTCGTCTCCGTCCGGTTCGGCAACGTGCTGGGCAGCAGGGGCAGCGTCATCCCCACCTTCAAGGAGCAGATCCGCCGGGGCGGCCCCGTTACCGTCACCCATCCGGAGATGACCCGGTACTTCATGACCATCCCCGAGGCAGCCCAGCTCGTACTCCAGGCGGGAGGAATGAAGCGGAACGGCTCCGTCTTCGTGCTGGACATGGGGCAGCCGGTCAAGATCATCGACCTTGCATCGGACCTCATCCGCCTCTCAGGCTTCGAGCCCGGCACCGACATCGACATCGTCTTCTCGGGCATCCGCCCGGGTGAAAAACTCTTCGAGGAACTCCTCACCGCCGAGGAAGGCACGGAAACCTCCCGGTTCAAGAAAATCTTCGTGGCCCGGAACAACGGCCTCCCCGCCGACATGCCGGAACTTCTGGAGGAACTCCGGCAAGCGGCGGAAGAAGAAAACGGCAGGGCAATAAGGGAAAAGCTGGGGAAACTCATACCCCATTGCCGGTTCTGCAGGGAGGAGAACGGGAAATGA
- a CDS encoding glycosyltransferase family 4 protein, with translation MTFFSLVFFSGLALLSCVGTKLYINYARQEAILDIPNERSSHTLPTPRGGGVIFVALFLAVILLCPFIFPREASLWLALSGGGLAVAAVGWSDDRKTLPAWKRLGVHSIAVLWALYHLGGMLSLSLGFATLPLGYIGHVLAFIGGVWMVNLYNFMDGIDGLAAGEAVLAASTGAFLTKGTPVSFALFALAASVLGFLIWNWSPAKVFMGDAGSGFLGFTFFCFALYTENTNTVPLLTWAVLVSVFAVDATLTLIMRARRRKRLSEAHRDHLYQQFIKAGFRHSSVTIIALLLGFCASLAAFFFSHYIFLLFATIYGLLGVLWLQLYRRFSSITSKEAGKES, from the coding sequence ATGACATTTTTTTCTCTCGTGTTTTTTTCCGGTCTGGCTCTCCTCTCCTGCGTCGGGACAAAACTCTACATCAACTACGCCCGGCAGGAAGCCATCCTCGACATCCCCAACGAGCGCAGCTCCCACACGCTGCCTACTCCCCGGGGCGGAGGAGTGATTTTCGTCGCTCTTTTTCTTGCCGTTATTCTCCTGTGCCCCTTTATTTTCCCGAGGGAAGCATCCCTCTGGCTCGCCCTCTCCGGAGGGGGTCTGGCCGTCGCTGCCGTCGGGTGGAGTGACGACCGAAAAACCCTTCCCGCCTGGAAACGCCTCGGCGTCCACAGCATAGCTGTGCTCTGGGCCCTGTATCACCTGGGAGGAATGCTCTCCCTCTCCCTTGGGTTCGCCACCCTGCCTCTCGGCTATATAGGGCACGTTCTCGCATTTATCGGCGGCGTATGGATGGTGAACCTCTACAACTTCATGGACGGCATCGACGGTCTAGCTGCTGGTGAAGCGGTCCTCGCGGCATCGACAGGCGCCTTTCTCACGAAAGGTACCCCCGTCTCTTTTGCCCTTTTCGCCCTGGCTGCCTCGGTGCTCGGTTTTCTAATCTGGAACTGGTCACCCGCAAAAGTCTTCATGGGCGACGCCGGCAGCGGCTTCCTGGGCTTCACCTTCTTCTGCTTCGCCCTTTACACCGAGAATACCAATACAGTGCCGCTCCTCACCTGGGCCGTACTCGTCTCCGTCTTTGCCGTGGACGCCACCCTCACCCTGATCATGCGCGCAAGAAGGCGAAAGCGCCTGTCGGAAGCCCATCGGGACCATCTGTACCAGCAGTTCATCAAGGCGGGATTCAGGCACTCTTCCGTGACGATCATCGCTCTCCTGTTAGGGTTCTGTGCCTCGCTTGCAGCATTCTTTTTCTCGCACTATATTTTTCTGTTGTTCGCGACAATTTATGGCCTTCTTGGAGTACTATGGTTACAACTCTATCGCCGTTTTTCTTCCATTACATCCAAAGAGGCAGGTAAAGAATCATGA
- a CDS encoding GNVR domain-containing protein, whose product MTENQQPADPRIPCGDDDEIDLMDLFMALWKQKWVILICVVLFIAAGTTFALLTPKTYEAKTTLLILPPISRELTEDKNSGGQMFSSEIYKDLALAQDLLNDVIAEVYSGIEKPNAATAQKNMSVSVNKASEKDTTGKLPFTLSVSLKGGDPAALTSFLSSWITHFTRRNAQLFSTRGTQSFEYVSENFEIVKRDLKSVEDSLAEYRKSNPVEFLEKKLDTLKSLHSKFLEEFSVKTRTLVGLEAEVKIRKDMLGQEPQKLLINRLPANETLWSFLSNRSETEGFSSPESLRIQDEVFNPVFTNLKSKVVESEAEIASLKSSIADLEQYLKATEKEFNEKQALLVESRKNIQRLEREEKALNDAYTNLAKKFQETRIAAAEAADPIRVIEQPILPTSPVAPRKTLIVALSGVLGLFIGIFAALIVNMVKNRTASAKAK is encoded by the coding sequence ATGACCGAAAACCAGCAGCCTGCCGATCCCCGGATTCCCTGCGGGGACGACGATGAAATCGACCTGATGGATCTTTTTATGGCACTATGGAAACAGAAATGGGTCATCTTGATCTGCGTGGTGCTCTTCATTGCCGCAGGCACAACCTTTGCCCTGCTGACGCCGAAAACCTACGAGGCAAAGACGACGCTGCTCATCCTTCCCCCGATTTCTAGAGAACTGACCGAAGATAAAAATTCCGGCGGCCAGATGTTTTCTTCCGAAATCTACAAGGATCTCGCCCTCGCCCAGGATCTGCTGAACGACGTCATTGCGGAAGTCTATTCAGGGATCGAAAAGCCTAATGCGGCCACTGCTCAGAAAAATATGTCCGTCAGTGTCAACAAGGCATCTGAAAAGGACACCACCGGCAAGTTGCCCTTTACGCTTTCCGTATCCCTCAAGGGAGGAGATCCCGCTGCCCTGACATCTTTCCTTTCTTCGTGGATCACCCACTTCACTCGAAGGAATGCCCAGCTTTTCTCCACGAGGGGAACCCAATCCTTCGAATATGTGAGTGAAAACTTCGAAATCGTGAAAAGGGATCTGAAATCGGTGGAGGATTCCCTTGCAGAGTACCGCAAATCTAATCCGGTAGAGTTTCTGGAAAAAAAGCTTGATACCCTCAAATCCCTTCACAGCAAATTCCTGGAAGAATTCTCCGTGAAAACACGCACCCTGGTGGGACTTGAAGCGGAAGTCAAAATTCGGAAAGACATGCTTGGTCAAGAGCCTCAAAAACTTTTGATCAACAGATTGCCTGCAAATGAGACATTGTGGAGTTTTCTCTCAAACAGAAGTGAGACGGAAGGGTTTTCATCGCCAGAATCTTTGAGAATTCAGGATGAAGTGTTCAATCCGGTTTTTACCAATCTTAAAAGCAAGGTCGTCGAATCCGAGGCGGAAATTGCATCCCTCAAGTCCTCTATAGCTGACCTGGAGCAGTATCTTAAAGCAACGGAAAAAGAATTCAACGAAAAGCAGGCTCTTCTCGTGGAGAGCAGGAAGAACATCCAGCGGCTCGAACGAGAAGAAAAAGCCCTGAATGATGCCTATACAAACCTTGCGAAAAAATTTCAGGAAACCCGGATCGCGGCCGCCGAAGCCGCCGACCCTATCCGTGTCATCGAACAGCCCATTCTTCCCACGTCGCCCGTGGCGCCGAGGAAAACCCTCATCGTCGCCCTTTCCGGCGTTCTCGGCCTGTTCATCGGCATCTTCGCCGCACTCATCGTCAACATGGTGAAGAACCGAACGGCTTCTGCAAAGGCTAAATAA